One window of Flavobacteriales bacterium genomic DNA carries:
- a CDS encoding tetratricopeptide repeat protein, producing the protein MSEAPRSMPERNADQEHCVQRYEAMEATRDQLFFDVEELEMIIDHYLERNETRRAERVLLFAKQLHPASIDITFCEAVVMMALGRLSKAMELLDAIEKVEPYNEEVQLHKAGIFSQQRNHRRSVEHYKRALELAEEGLDEIHLDLAFEYENLEEYDDAIACLKNALELNPENEAVLYELAYCYDLAGADEACITFFRNFTNEQPYSSVSWYNLGNVFAKLERYEESNQALDLAIAIDERFSSAYFSKARNLLIGSKFEEAVACYEETLVFDGPQAITYSFIGECYEKMDRYEQALINYDQSIALDPEWVDAWIGRGVVMDMQDRIPEAASSLLHAVRISPENPDALYYYASVLVRAKQHKEALATYEKLNAMEPQNLDGWLDHADLLLDLKGAEAALTKFHEGAQVHKFNARFKYRMVSYLLRAGREQQALLELEEALMADHAAHVQLLEHWPEAAKIPQVIHLLELYRR; encoded by the coding sequence ATGAGCGAAGCCCCCCGATCCATGCCTGAACGCAATGCCGACCAGGAGCATTGCGTGCAGCGTTACGAGGCCATGGAGGCCACGCGCGACCAGCTCTTCTTCGACGTGGAGGAGCTTGAGATGATCATCGATCACTACCTGGAACGGAACGAAACGCGGCGCGCGGAACGGGTGCTCCTTTTCGCCAAACAGCTTCACCCTGCTTCCATCGACATCACTTTTTGCGAGGCCGTGGTGATGATGGCCTTGGGTCGCTTGAGCAAGGCTATGGAGCTTCTGGACGCCATCGAAAAAGTGGAGCCCTACAATGAGGAGGTCCAGTTGCACAAAGCGGGCATCTTCAGCCAACAGCGCAACCACCGCCGCTCCGTGGAGCACTATAAACGCGCGTTGGAACTGGCCGAGGAAGGCCTGGACGAGATCCACCTGGACCTGGCCTTCGAATACGAGAACCTGGAGGAGTACGATGATGCCATCGCCTGCCTGAAGAACGCCTTGGAGCTGAACCCGGAGAACGAGGCCGTGCTCTATGAACTGGCGTATTGCTACGATCTGGCCGGGGCGGACGAGGCCTGCATCACCTTCTTCCGGAACTTCACCAATGAGCAGCCCTATTCCAGTGTCTCGTGGTACAACCTGGGCAACGTGTTCGCGAAGTTGGAGCGCTACGAGGAGAGCAATCAGGCGCTGGACCTGGCCATCGCCATCGATGAGCGCTTCAGCTCGGCCTACTTCAGCAAAGCGCGCAACCTCCTGATCGGCTCGAAGTTCGAGGAGGCCGTCGCCTGCTACGAGGAGACCTTGGTGTTCGACGGTCCGCAGGCGATCACGTACAGCTTCATCGGGGAGTGCTATGAGAAGATGGACCGCTACGAGCAGGCCTTGATCAACTACGATCAGTCCATCGCGCTGGACCCCGAATGGGTGGACGCCTGGATCGGGCGCGGCGTGGTGATGGACATGCAGGACCGTATTCCGGAAGCTGCTTCGTCGTTGCTGCACGCGGTACGGATCAGCCCGGAAAACCCGGACGCTCTGTATTACTACGCCTCCGTACTTGTCCGCGCAAAGCAGCACAAAGAGGCCTTGGCCACCTATGAGAAGCTGAACGCGATGGAACCGCAGAACCTGGACGGTTGGCTCGACCATGCCGACCTGTTACTGGATCTGAAAGGCGCAGAGGCCGCCTTGACGAAATTCCATGAAGGCGCCCAGGTACACAAGTTCAATGCCCGCTTCAAGTACCGCATGGTGAGCTATCTGCTCCGTGCCGGCCGGGAGCAACAGGCCTTGCTGGAGCTGGAGGAAGCCCTGATGGCCGACCATGCCGCCCACGTCCAACTGCTTGAGCATTGGCCCGAGGCCGCGAAGATCCCTCAAGTCATCCACCTCCTCGAGCTGTACCGCCGATGA
- a CDS encoding phosphosulfolactate synthase produces MNFRLDHVPSRSSKPREEGLTMVMDKGLSLRQAENLIEGAGHLTDLVKLGFGTSFATPNLKEKIALYQRADIKVYLGGTLFEAFIARGQFDDYRRLLAELKCDAVEVSDGSIELNHDVKLKYINTLAKELIVLSEVGSKETGILISPAKWVRMMNSELDAGSWKVIAEARESGTVGIYRPSGHAHTTLVNRIMAKVPGQDIIWEAPIKSQQTWFIKQVGANVNLGNVSPDEVIALEALRLGLRGDTFFEYLPGDMAENLRQIKTEKPDHAAKEKTKEAEKPKAKAKVK; encoded by the coding sequence ATGAACTTCAGGCTGGACCACGTACCCTCCCGCAGCTCCAAGCCCCGGGAGGAAGGGCTGACGATGGTGATGGACAAAGGCTTGAGCTTGCGCCAGGCCGAGAACCTCATCGAAGGTGCCGGCCACCTGACCGACCTGGTGAAGCTCGGCTTCGGCACCAGCTTCGCCACCCCCAATTTGAAGGAGAAGATCGCGCTGTACCAGCGTGCGGACATCAAGGTCTACCTCGGGGGCACCCTGTTCGAGGCGTTCATCGCACGCGGACAGTTCGATGACTACCGGAGGCTATTGGCCGAGCTGAAATGCGATGCCGTGGAGGTGTCGGACGGGTCCATTGAGCTGAACCATGACGTGAAGTTGAAATACATCAACACTTTGGCGAAGGAGCTCATCGTGCTGAGCGAGGTGGGCAGCAAAGAGACGGGCATCCTCATCAGTCCGGCCAAGTGGGTACGGATGATGAATTCCGAACTGGACGCGGGCAGTTGGAAAGTGATCGCCGAGGCCCGTGAGAGCGGCACCGTGGGCATCTACCGTCCCAGCGGCCATGCACACACCACCTTGGTGAACAGGATCATGGCCAAAGTGCCCGGCCAGGACATCATCTGGGAGGCTCCGATCAAAAGCCAGCAGACGTGGTTCATCAAACAGGTGGGCGCGAACGTGAACTTGGGCAACGTTTCCCCGGACGAGGTGATCGCCTTGGAAGCGCTTCGGCTCGGCCTACGCGGCGACACTTTCTTTGAATACCTGCCGGGCGACATGGCGGAGAACCTGCGTCAGATAAAAACGGAGAAGCCTGATCATGCCGCGAAGGAAAAGACCAAGGAGGCAGAAAAGCCCAAAGCAAAAGCCAAGGTGAAATGA
- a CDS encoding rhodanese-like domain-containing protein — protein MKEVTAPELKRMLDVGEQFELYDIREPYEVEVATIGGRSLPMSQLVDRLDEIPKDVPVVIHCRSGSRSCAVIDALSTRYGFGNLINLRGGILAWQAEVDPTLVCE, from the coding sequence ATGAAGGAAGTGACGGCACCGGAGCTCAAGCGGATGCTCGATGTCGGTGAGCAATTCGAGCTGTACGACATCCGAGAGCCTTATGAGGTGGAAGTAGCCACCATCGGGGGGCGGTCGCTGCCCATGAGCCAATTAGTGGACCGCCTCGATGAGATCCCGAAGGATGTTCCCGTGGTGATCCACTGCCGGAGCGGTTCCCGCAGTTGCGCGGTCATCGATGCGCTCTCCACGCGCTACGGCTTCGGCAATCTCATCAACCTGAGGGGCGGCATCCTCGCATGGCAGGCCGAAGTGGACCCGACTTTGGTCTGCGAATGA
- a CDS encoding VTT domain-containing protein produces MELLLSFWHFITHLNETLPVFISDHGNMVYLLLFMIIFIETGLVVMPILPGDSLLFVAGSLAAIGSLNIFYLLGLLIVAAILGDNINYWVGRYFGERVTEWKLFGKRLVRDKDLEKTHGYFEKYGVRTIIIARFVPIVRTITPFVAGVGKMDYRKKFLPYDIMGGILWIGLLLSAGFIFGQHPFVQKNYEVVILGIVFISVLPMIIEFARMRLAPKAES; encoded by the coding sequence ATGGAACTCCTCCTCTCCTTTTGGCATTTCATCACGCATCTCAACGAGACGCTTCCGGTTTTCATCAGCGACCATGGCAACATGGTGTACCTGCTGTTGTTCATGATCATCTTCATCGAGACCGGCTTGGTGGTGATGCCCATCCTTCCCGGGGATTCGCTCTTGTTCGTGGCAGGCTCCTTGGCCGCGATCGGCTCGTTGAACATCTTCTATTTGCTGGGCCTGTTGATCGTAGCCGCGATCCTGGGTGATAACATCAACTACTGGGTAGGCCGGTACTTCGGGGAGCGGGTCACGGAATGGAAGCTCTTCGGAAAACGGTTGGTACGGGACAAGGATCTAGAGAAAACACACGGTTATTTCGAGAAATACGGGGTGCGCACCATCATCATCGCCCGCTTCGTGCCCATCGTGCGCACCATCACTCCTTTTGTGGCGGGTGTGGGTAAGATGGACTATCGCAAGAAGTTCCTGCCCTACGACATCATGGGCGGCATACTGTGGATCGGCCTCCTGCTCTCGGCCGGCTTTATTTTCGGGCAGCATCCGTTCGTACAGAAGAACTACGAAGTGGTGATCCTGGGGATCGTGTTCATCTCCGTGCTCCCGATGATCATCGAGTTCGCCCGGATGCGGCTCGCGCCAAAGGCAGAGAGCTGA
- a CDS encoding shikimate dehydrogenase has protein sequence MQRYGLIGRKLGHSFSKDHFTKVFAKAGLKDHCYDLFELADISEFPDLLKKKPDLRGLNVTIPYKEAIIPHLDELDPLAAAVGAVNTIVIKDGKTKGYNTDVAGFRSLIGPMTGTLTDPGSDIKARALVLGSGGASRAVAFVLREMGIRFRIVSRSRERGDLTWDLIDPTVLRVCRLIINTTPLGMHPEVKEAPPLPYSALTAKHALIDLVYNPVETVFLRHGEAHGAKTMGGLGMLKAQAEEAWIIWQEATA, from the coding sequence ATGCAGCGCTACGGCCTCATCGGGCGGAAACTGGGGCACAGCTTCAGCAAAGACCATTTCACGAAGGTCTTCGCCAAGGCCGGGTTGAAGGACCACTGCTACGACCTGTTCGAGCTTGCCGACATCTCGGAGTTCCCTGACCTATTGAAGAAAAAGCCGGACCTGCGCGGGCTGAACGTGACCATTCCCTACAAAGAGGCGATCATCCCTCATCTGGACGAGCTCGACCCGCTGGCAGCCGCCGTGGGCGCGGTGAACACGATCGTGATCAAGGACGGCAAGACCAAGGGTTATAACACCGATGTGGCCGGTTTCCGATCCTTGATCGGACCGATGACGGGCACCTTGACCGACCCCGGCAGCGACATTAAGGCCCGGGCCCTGGTGCTCGGCAGCGGAGGGGCCAGCCGCGCGGTGGCCTTTGTGCTGCGCGAGATGGGCATCCGCTTCCGCATCGTGAGCCGGAGCAGGGAGCGCGGCGATCTTACTTGGGACCTGATCGACCCGACCGTGCTGCGGGTGTGCCGACTGATCATCAACACCACACCGTTGGGTATGCACCCCGAAGTGAAGGAAGCCCCGCCCCTGCCCTATTCCGCCTTGACCGCCAAACACGCGCTGATCGACCTGGTCTACAATCCGGTGGAAACAGTGTTCCTGCGCCACGGCGAAGCACATGGGGCGAAAACCATGGGCGGGCTGGGCATGCTGAAGGCGCAGGCCGAGGAGGCTTGGATAATCTGGCAGGAAGCGACAGCGTGA
- a CDS encoding VOC family protein translates to MGTNYTIPAQTHIGHVHLKVADLERSLAFYCGLLGFELMMRYGTEAAFISAGGYHHHIGLNTWYSKGSPPASPRSVGLFHTAIVYPTRRDLAAILHRLYEADQPLTGAADHGVSEALYLDDPDGNGVELYWDRPRDQWPHEAEGGLTMFTRRLDLEGLLRELDQTT, encoded by the coding sequence ATGGGTACCAACTATACCATCCCCGCACAGACCCATATCGGGCACGTACACTTGAAAGTGGCGGACTTGGAGCGCTCATTGGCCTTCTACTGCGGACTGCTCGGCTTTGAGCTGATGATGCGCTACGGGACGGAGGCTGCATTCATTTCCGCTGGGGGCTATCACCACCACATCGGCCTGAACACTTGGTACAGTAAAGGATCACCCCCGGCTTCGCCGCGTTCGGTGGGCTTGTTCCATACCGCCATCGTCTATCCTACGCGTCGCGACCTGGCAGCCATCCTGCACCGATTGTACGAGGCCGACCAACCTTTGACGGGCGCGGCGGACCATGGCGTGTCCGAGGCGTTATACTTGGACGACCCCGATGGCAACGGGGTGGAACTGTACTGGGATCGGCCACGCGACCAATGGCCGCACGAGGCCGAAGGCGGATTGACCATGTTCACGCGGAGGCTGGACTTGGAGGGCCTTCTGCGGGAATTGGATCAGACTACGTGA
- the mnmE gene encoding tRNA uridine-5-carboxymethylaminomethyl(34) synthesis GTPase MnmE, translated as MYEPDTIAALSTAPGTGAIAVLRVSGPDTQQVMHAVAPSMLLTPEPREAVFVKLRDAAGAVDEGLLTWFPGPHSYTGEDVAEISVHGSPYIQQRMLEALVAAGARLARPGEFTQRAFLNKKLDLSQAEAVADLIASGSQAAHKLALQQLRGGYSQQIEGLREQLISLSALVELELDFGEEDVQFADRAELTKLLDGIVSVCDRLIGSFRYGNAVKQGVPVAIVGAPNSGKSTLLNALLQEDRAIVSDVPGTTRDTVEETISLGGVLFRFIDTAGLRQTQDTVEKLGIERSYKKAAEASIVVLLGDAATLSEGAFRTQADMLRKKVGEGPVIIPVLNKADLIPVEQVKVEKVGREVKEVRDAKEVMHISAKQGAGLEELKDRFTEHVRKLNTGESDIVVTNARHVEALTNARTALLSAKKGVEDGISGELLATDLRQAQYHLGAITGQITVDDLLGSIFSRFCIGK; from the coding sequence ATGTACGAGCCGGACACCATCGCGGCATTGAGCACGGCACCGGGCACGGGCGCCATCGCGGTGCTGCGCGTCAGCGGACCGGACACCCAGCAGGTGATGCACGCCGTTGCACCCTCCATGCTGCTCACGCCGGAACCGCGCGAAGCCGTCTTCGTGAAGCTGCGCGATGCCGCGGGCGCGGTGGACGAGGGCCTGCTCACGTGGTTCCCCGGGCCGCACAGCTATACCGGCGAGGACGTGGCGGAGATCAGCGTGCATGGTTCGCCCTACATCCAGCAACGCATGCTGGAAGCCTTGGTGGCCGCAGGCGCGCGCTTGGCCCGACCCGGCGAGTTCACCCAGCGGGCCTTCCTGAACAAGAAGCTCGATCTCAGCCAAGCGGAGGCCGTAGCGGACCTTATCGCCAGCGGCTCACAGGCCGCGCACAAGCTCGCGCTGCAACAACTGCGCGGCGGATACAGCCAGCAGATCGAAGGCCTTCGCGAGCAGCTCATCAGCCTCAGCGCCTTGGTGGAGCTGGAGCTGGACTTCGGGGAGGAGGACGTGCAGTTCGCCGACCGTGCCGAGCTGACCAAATTGTTGGACGGCATCGTCAGCGTCTGCGACCGGCTGATCGGCAGCTTCCGGTACGGCAATGCGGTGAAGCAGGGCGTACCCGTGGCGATCGTCGGCGCGCCGAACAGCGGGAAGAGCACCTTGCTGAACGCACTGCTGCAAGAGGACCGTGCCATCGTGAGCGACGTGCCCGGCACCACCCGCGACACCGTCGAGGAGACCATCAGCCTCGGCGGCGTGTTGTTCCGCTTCATCGATACGGCAGGTCTCAGGCAAACGCAGGACACAGTGGAGAAACTCGGCATCGAGCGCAGTTACAAGAAAGCTGCGGAGGCCAGCATCGTGGTGCTCTTGGGCGACGCAGCGACGTTGAGCGAAGGCGCTTTCCGCACCCAGGCCGACATGCTCCGGAAGAAAGTCGGTGAAGGGCCGGTGATCATTCCCGTGCTGAACAAGGCCGATCTTATTCCAGTGGAACAGGTGAAGGTGGAGAAGGTGGGAAGGGAGGTGAAGGAGGTGAGGGACGCGAAGGAGGTGATGCACATTTCCGCAAAACAGGGGGCCGGGCTGGAGGAGCTGAAGGATCGCTTCACGGAGCACGTGCGCAAGCTGAACACCGGTGAAAGCGACATCGTGGTAACGAACGCCCGCCATGTGGAAGCCTTGACGAACGCGCGGACGGCACTGCTCTCTGCGAAGAAGGGAGTAGAGGACGGCATCAGCGGGGAACTGCTGGCCACGGACCTTCGGCAGGCGCAGTATCACCTCGGTGCCATCACCGGCCAGATCACTGTGGACGATCTGTTAGGTAGCATATTTTCCCGGTTCTGCATCGGGAAGTGA
- a CDS encoding NAD(P)/FAD-dependent oxidoreductase has translation MSTPDRAAFDALDFPTVVVVGGGFAGLEMIHRLAGKPYKVILLDKNNYHCFQPLLYQVATGSLGADSIAHPFRRTVGPMSNVIYRMGEVLRVVPEGNHVETDHGHVHYDHLILATGTVTNFFGNRQIAEEAMQLKSINQALDIRSDFLQDFEAALYLEDEHKQRQRLNFVIVGGGPSGVELAGALAEIRKTIVKHEYREMHNERMQIHLVDSNHTVLGSFSPKAQQLALKYLKKLGVNVIFGQQVTDYDGETLTFKDGTTMDTNTVIWTAGVKGRPIPGIEGSVEERSGRYRVDAFNRVVGTKNVYALGDIAQNTADPQWPKGHPQIAPVAIQQAKNLAKNLGQKSAVEWKPFGYRDKGSMATIGRYKAVVDIGKLHFGGPFAWFMWLFVHLMSLVGFRSRVMVLTNWAWKYLSWKNTIRLIIRPFVRKVSVEQVASELDTEGQRR, from the coding sequence ATGTCCACGCCAGACCGTGCTGCCTTTGATGCCCTTGATTTTCCCACCGTGGTGGTGGTGGGCGGCGGATTCGCCGGCTTGGAGATGATCCATCGCCTTGCCGGCAAGCCCTACAAAGTGATCTTGCTGGACAAGAACAACTACCACTGTTTCCAACCGCTCCTCTACCAAGTTGCCACCGGCAGCTTAGGTGCGGACAGCATCGCGCACCCGTTCCGCCGCACCGTGGGCCCCATGTCCAACGTGATCTACCGCATGGGCGAAGTACTTCGTGTGGTGCCCGAAGGGAACCACGTGGAAACCGACCATGGCCATGTACACTACGATCACTTGATCCTCGCTACCGGCACGGTCACCAACTTCTTCGGCAACCGGCAGATCGCAGAGGAGGCCATGCAGCTGAAGAGCATCAACCAGGCATTGGACATCCGGAGCGACTTTCTTCAGGACTTCGAGGCCGCACTGTACTTAGAGGATGAGCATAAGCAGCGGCAACGGCTCAACTTCGTGATCGTGGGCGGCGGCCCTTCCGGCGTGGAACTGGCGGGTGCCTTGGCGGAGATCCGCAAGACCATCGTGAAGCACGAATACCGGGAGATGCACAACGAACGGATGCAGATCCACCTCGTCGACTCCAATCATACCGTGCTGGGCAGCTTCTCTCCCAAGGCCCAGCAGTTGGCGCTGAAGTACCTGAAGAAATTAGGCGTGAACGTCATCTTCGGGCAGCAGGTCACCGACTATGACGGTGAAACCCTCACCTTCAAGGACGGCACCACCATGGACACCAACACGGTGATCTGGACCGCCGGCGTGAAGGGGCGGCCCATCCCCGGCATCGAGGGCTCCGTTGAAGAACGTTCCGGCCGCTACAGGGTGGATGCGTTCAACCGGGTGGTGGGCACCAAGAATGTTTACGCCCTCGGCGATATCGCGCAGAACACCGCTGATCCCCAATGGCCAAAAGGGCACCCGCAGATCGCACCCGTGGCCATTCAACAGGCCAAGAACCTGGCGAAGAACCTGGGTCAAAAAAGTGCTGTGGAATGGAAGCCTTTCGGTTACCGCGACAAGGGATCCATGGCCACGATCGGGCGCTACAAGGCCGTGGTGGACATCGGGAAACTCCATTTCGGAGGCCCCTTCGCGTGGTTCATGTGGCTCTTCGTCCACCTGATGAGCCTCGTGGGCTTCCGCAGCCGTGTGATGGTGCTGACGAACTGGGCGTGGAAATACCTGAGCTGGAAGAATACCATCCGGTTGATCATCCGGCCTTTTGTGCGGAAGGTCTCCGTGGAACAGGTGGCCAGTGAATTGGACACTGAGGGGCAGAGGCGCTGA